From the genome of Eucalyptus grandis isolate ANBG69807.140 chromosome 2, ASM1654582v1, whole genome shotgun sequence, one region includes:
- the LOC108957197 gene encoding uncharacterized protein LOC108957197, which translates to MMVGDGGKKGKGDDENSEQMDEELVPSSEKPQEIHDELEKIADTKEDLGANSHNLNYVQLERLDTRGFLFVAPREGQSVWALTSYNQVTKEETVAAYVYKMDRPWLRPDEVRVEIRRGRALWVIGRGDEPVKAGLPSLNKMRVSKATASMNADCVLTITIPKSHRPWKWYKYKDLVFAWFKTVHVAVSS; encoded by the exons ATGATGGTCGGAGACGGAGGAAAGAAGGGGAAAGGGGACGACGAAAATTCGGAGCAAATGGACGAGGAGCTCGTTCCCTCATCTGAGAAGCCCCAAGAAATCCATGATGAGCTTGAAAAG ATTGCAGACACCAAGGAGGATTTGGGGGCGAATTCTCATAATCTTAACTACGTTCAATTG GAACGGTTAGATACCAGAGGCTTCCTTTTCGTCGCGCCTCGCGAAGGCCAGAGCGTGTGGGCCCTCACATCGTACAACCAGGTCACCAAGGAAGAGACGGTGGCAGCCTACGTGTACAAGATGGACAGGCCGTGGCTGAGGCCAGACGAGGTGAGGGTGGAGATCCGGCGGGGCCGTGCCCTCTGGGTGATCGGCCGAGGAGACGAGCCCGTCAAGGCGGGGCTGCCGAGTTTAAATAAGATGAGGGTGAGCAAGGCCACGGCTTCCATGAATGCCGACTGCGTGCTCACCATCACGATTCCCAAGAGTCACCGGCCTTGGAAGTGGTACAAGTACAAAGATTTGGTGTTCGCATGGTTCAAAACGGTCCATGTTGCGGTTTCTAGCTAA
- the LOC120290446 gene encoding uncharacterized protein LOC120290446 — translation MRFPRPVQRPLSLSFVNPHESQAAWSAASYDLVTEEETGAAYVYKMDRPWLRPDEVRVEIRRGRALWVIGQGDEPIKVELPSLNKMRVSEATASMNADSVLTITIPKRDQPWKWYEYKDLVFAWFKTVHVAVSS, via the coding sequence ATGCGTTTCCCTCGTCCTGTGCAGCGACCACTCAGTCTGTCTTTCGTCAATCCTCATGAAAGCCAGGCCGCATGGAGCGCCGCATCATACGACCTAGTCACCGAGGAAGAGACAGGGGCAGCCTACGTGTACAAGATGGACAGGCCGTGGCTGAGGCCAGACGAGGTGAGGGTGGAGATCCGGCGGGGCCGTGCCCTCTGGGTGATCGGCCAAGGAGACGAGCCCATCAAGGTGGAGCTGCCGAGTTTAAATAAGATGAGGGTGAGCGAGGCCACGGCTTCCATGAATGCCGACAGCGTGCTCACCATCACGATTCCCAAGAGAGACCAGCCTTGGAAGTGGTACGAGTACAAAGATTTGGTGTTCGCATGGTTCAAAACGGTCCATGTTGCGGTTTCTAGCTAA
- the LOC104419848 gene encoding probable calcium-binding protein CML45: MVMERLGIFGVAEDPDGEQLPERIGATEIARVFDEEEVSLEEVKEAFYVFDRNCDSFVDARELRDVLRALGFADLSEPQCRDLIRAFDENGDGLIDFREFTKLVQRSFRQ, encoded by the coding sequence ATGGTGATGGAGAGACTGGGGATCTTCGGCGTCGCCGAGGACCCGGACGGCGAGCAGCTGCCGGAGCGGATCGGGGCGACCGAGATCGCTCGGGTGTTCGACGAGGAAGAGGTGAGCCTGGAGGAGGTGAAGGAGGCATTCTACGTGTTTGACAGGAACTGCGACAGTTTCGTGGACGCCAGAGAGCTAAGGGACGTGCTTCGGGCCCTAGGCTTTGCAGATTTGTCCGAGCCCCAGTGCAGAGATCTGATCAGAGCCTTCGACGAGAACGGGGACGGGCTGATTGATTTCAGGGAATTCACCAAGCTTGTGCAGAGGAGCTTCCGGCAGTAG
- the LOC104419857 gene encoding LOW QUALITY PROTEIN: putative lipoate-protein ligase A (The sequence of the model RefSeq protein was modified relative to this genomic sequence to represent the inferred CDS: inserted 1 base in 1 codon) — translation MTIPQSQKIGRPLMNLIRLRGWPILQQLHIEEQLLRTSSENWCIINDGTGXPTIVMGVSGKPAELLEIKPVLHNQVPVIKRFTGGGTVIVDGGTIFVTFICNKDAVPDLQPYPRPIMSWSSLIYNEVFHGAGDFHLRENDYVFGNRKFGGNAQSITKGRWIHHTSFLWDYEIRNMAYLKLPSRAPEYRSARDHLEFICRMKDYISRSDFIDGTIRALGTHFSVESEEMEAIQSGRSTKFSPSSRLLTAQEIESALCELESRKSVACSSSP, via the exons ATGACTATACCTCAAAGCCAAAAAATTGGACGTCCATTGATGAACCTTATCAGATTGAGAGGATGGCCTATTCTGCAGCAACTGCATATTGAGGAGCAGTTACTTCGGACCTCATCGGAAAATTGGTGTATTATAAATGATGGCACAG AACCTACCATTGTCATGGGTGTTTCTGG GAAACCTGCCGAACTGCTTGAAATTAAACCAGTGTTACACAATCAGGTACCTGTCATCAAAAGGTTCACTGGGGGAGGCACTGTCATAGTGGATGGTGGGACAATTTTTGTTACTTTCATATGCAACAAGGATGCTGTCCCTGATTTGCAGCCGTATCCTCGACCCATCATGTCTTGGAGCAGCCTAATCTACAATGAAGTGTTCCATGGAGCTGGCGATTTCCACCTCCGTGAGAATG ATTACGTTTTTGGCAATCGCAAATTTGGAGGGAATGCACAATCCATCACCAAAGGCCGGTGGATCCATCACACATCTTTCTTGTGGGACTACGAGATCAGAAACATGGCTTATCTGAAGCTTCCTTCACGTGCTCCTGAATATCGATCG GCAAGGGACCATTTGGAATTTATATGTCGCATGAAGGACTACATATCAAGGTCAGATTTCATCGACGGAACAATAAGGGCACTTGGAACCCATTTTTCTGTGGAATCTGAGGAGATGGAAGCAATTCAATCTGGGCGGAGTACAAAGTTTTCCCCCTCGTCCAGGCTACTGACGGCACAAGAAATAGAATCAGCATTATGCGAATTAGAGTCTCGGAAGTCTGTTGCTTGTTCCTCATCTCCATGA